A part of Eubacterium sp. AB3007 genomic DNA contains:
- a CDS encoding PrsW family glutamic-type intramembrane protease — protein sequence MIFAALAQFAVCFLILAWVLRKKTGEPYSRKAVIKFVLFGALGVILWFCLSQVLPIKEDTFFGMNPIVSGFLTALITASLTEEIIKYIVFRLAIRKNREVVCWLDVIIAAIAVGIGFTLLEDMTYLFDGAGTIIRAILPGHILFQGIMGYYYGKARVTGQSKYHVLSLLVPILVHTVFDMFIIGLMSVVGSTKDLVGITADQLANLPYYNYLIPMAIGAIVAMIGTLIALILFLRKVGAWSRNGDKQELAGERRKENHSMC from the coding sequence ATGATTTTTGCAGCACTTGCACAGTTCGCTGTGTGTTTTCTCATTCTGGCCTGGGTACTCAGGAAAAAGACCGGAGAACCTTATTCCAGGAAAGCGGTCATCAAGTTCGTATTATTCGGCGCACTGGGTGTGATCCTGTGGTTCTGCCTGTCACAGGTACTGCCTATTAAGGAAGACACATTCTTTGGCATGAACCCGATCGTCAGCGGCTTTCTGACGGCCCTGATCACTGCCTCTCTGACCGAAGAGATCATCAAATACATCGTGTTCCGTCTTGCAATAAGGAAGAACAGGGAAGTTGTCTGCTGGCTGGATGTGATCATAGCAGCGATCGCTGTTGGTATCGGATTCACTCTTCTGGAGGATATGACTTATCTGTTCGACGGTGCCGGAACTATTATCCGGGCGATCCTGCCGGGTCATATCCTGTTCCAGGGGATCATGGGATATTATTACGGCAAAGCCCGTGTCACTGGACAGTCCAAGTATCACGTATTGTCACTGCTAGTACCTATTCTGGTTCACACAGTGTTCGACATGTTTATCATAGGCCTCATGTCGGTCGTCGGCAGCACTAAAGATCTAGTAGGCATAACTGCGGACCAGCTAGCAAATCTGCCATACTACAACTATCTTATCCCGATGGCGATCGGTGCCATTGTGGCTATGATAGGAACCCTCATCGCACTGATCCTGTTCCTCAGGAAAGTCGGTGCATGGAGCAGGAACGGCGACAAACAGGAGCTTGCCGGGGAGAGACGGAAAGAGAATCATTCCATGTGTTAA
- a CDS encoding CPBP family intramembrane glutamic endopeptidase: MFEIVLVIAAFLAAGVFSLVGAIFNVHPALSSSVGRVLIGAALIVIYNRAFTRDRPFKNLPAVIPALLFAAWNLFYNFSSGMVFGGRNFVIEALVTASAPAIFEEVLFRGILIYNLKKKGTGALPCLFISAALFAAAHLTNLVGLDVVSVSVQMAYSFVVGMVFAAVYLKNNSILQVIVAHFLIDFTNSLFVEQLASSSAPQLILFGVLLVAEALYALWLTKAKKISGR, translated from the coding sequence TTGTTTGAGATCGTTCTGGTCATTGCGGCATTCCTTGCCGCCGGGGTTTTTTCGCTGGTGGGTGCGATTTTCAATGTGCACCCCGCGCTGAGTTCCTCGGTCGGCAGGGTTCTGATCGGCGCGGCGCTGATTGTGATTTATAATAGAGCGTTTACACGCGACCGGCCTTTTAAGAACCTTCCAGCGGTCATTCCGGCGCTGCTGTTTGCCGCGTGGAATCTCTTTTACAATTTCAGTTCCGGGATGGTGTTCGGAGGAAGAAATTTCGTAATCGAGGCTTTGGTCACTGCGTCGGCGCCGGCCATCTTTGAGGAAGTCCTTTTCCGGGGCATTCTGATCTATAACCTGAAGAAAAAGGGAACCGGTGCGCTTCCATGCTTGTTCATTTCCGCTGCTTTGTTCGCCGCAGCGCACCTGACCAATCTGGTCGGCCTCGATGTCGTCAGCGTTTCAGTACAGATGGCATACTCTTTTGTGGTCGGCATGGTTTTCGCTGCCGTTTATCTCAAGAACAACAGCATCCTGCAGGTCATTGTCGCCCACTTCCTGATCGATTTTACAAACAGCCTGTTCGTTGAGCAGCTCGCCTCGTCATCCGCGCCACAGTTGATCCTCTTTGGTGTTCTGCTGGTTGCGGAAGCGCTTTATGCCCTGTGGCTGACCAAAGCAAAGAAGATTTCAGGCCGCTAA
- a CDS encoding DUF3267 domain-containing protein, translating into MTFHYAGKYSGNPDDIPCLEHEPGAVQFKEAKDPKQLSGIMSIISVAIIFFFFILACIRARDVVFSYAGVFLYLLTIIPHEFLHAICFKDDVYMFHDLKHGMLFMAGPERMSKGHFIFKCLLPSIVLGFIPFIIFWINPKLTVLATLGMLGIATAAGDFYNVRNALRQVPKGGRIYQHKYDTFWYMPEK; encoded by the coding sequence ATGACATTTCACTATGCAGGTAAGTACAGCGGCAATCCGGATGATATTCCTTGTCTGGAGCATGAACCGGGAGCAGTGCAGTTCAAGGAAGCTAAGGATCCAAAACAGCTCAGCGGTATAATGTCCATAATTTCAGTCGCAATAATATTCTTTTTCTTCATTCTGGCGTGCATAAGAGCCCGAGATGTTGTCTTCAGCTATGCAGGAGTCTTTCTGTATCTTCTGACGATCATTCCCCATGAGTTCCTGCACGCTATATGCTTTAAAGATGATGTGTATATGTTTCATGATCTGAAGCATGGGATGCTGTTCATGGCGGGGCCGGAGAGGATGAGCAAAGGTCATTTCATATTCAAATGCTTACTCCCGAGTATAGTGCTTGGGTTTATCCCGTTCATCATTTTCTGGATCAATCCGAAACTCACTGTGCTGGCAACACTGGGCATGCTTGGCATAGCGACTGCTGCAGGAGATTTCTATAATGTGCGTAATGCATTGCGCCAGGTGCCGAAAGGAGGCCGGATATACCAGCACAAATACGATACATTCTGGTATATGCCTGAGAAATAA